A genomic segment from Janibacter sp. DB-40 encodes:
- a CDS encoding LuxR C-terminal-related transcriptional regulator, whose protein sequence is MGRTRLITSVTARVLEGQAVAVHGPRGMGRSTFLAAVTAGVPHPISVRLQRRGVPGHGVSVVAAAFPQATLDELPDRMRSLLLDPRTLPATDAAERLGDALTELLTAQAATAPFVLVLDDAQHLDAVSLAALRAAASRSLGPGAFGALVAVGPAEVDPTTGHPRTVTARELSLLHVDLQPFAAADTVELLAAHDVPTDTALWAHRESGGNPGLAREIAAAVDGLPPEEAARQLGGLARARVHGLTEPVRATLQRVAAMHQPTTAILQRIGGETAVASIRAARALGLLVTEDEYLRLTPEALGDVLLESVDSDELIALHRELAEHADSEGLTRYHLALAGDTGTTPADLAAAATGCASRGEHDLAAQLYLLAADAGTPERDEWLTLSLENAVIGKETRVLHRATRAAADLTEPSLSVRAKLALVELGDSAPDEILVAALYESRDDPTLQARVHLQRARLLAGSNDLRSAMDTAGRAVELARRAGRTDIEVDALTVGAAVGRTLGDPDARRLMEEAAALAGDPRPGQVHTSARYIAARFSLHDDDLRRARAAFVDMLADVGPDAGYDTVHVLRSLVEVVARQGRGREALELAGRATRAATHFDTPVATTWFIEEIAESVGGTFERTRVVSSRGVDLARRERDQRYLRRHLAHLGLALLHLDDLEGAVGVYRELRRLDADSGIRDLTSVRWHTDAVTALVLGGEVDEADGLLAEVRAGLDDGMGAPGVAAAADRAAAEIAAARGDLDTARTLATRSITAAEEHRLPIELARSLVTLAHIERRARRGGRSREAAARAREVLRPLHAVPWAEWVNARFPEGAALHTLELEEPEGTADPLGDLTLTEQQVAGLVAEGASNREIAQRLHLSVKTVEGSLTRIYRKTGVRSRTQLATLVLGHGPR, encoded by the coding sequence CCGATCAGCGTGCGGCTGCAGCGCCGGGGTGTGCCCGGCCACGGGGTCTCGGTCGTCGCCGCCGCGTTCCCTCAGGCGACCCTCGACGAGCTGCCCGACCGGATGCGCTCCCTCCTGCTCGACCCCCGGACGCTGCCGGCCACCGATGCCGCGGAGCGCCTCGGCGATGCCCTCACCGAGCTGCTCACCGCCCAGGCGGCCACGGCCCCCTTCGTCCTCGTCCTCGACGACGCGCAGCACCTGGATGCGGTGAGCCTGGCGGCGCTGCGGGCCGCGGCCTCGCGCTCCCTGGGACCCGGCGCCTTTGGCGCCCTCGTGGCCGTCGGTCCGGCGGAGGTCGATCCGACGACGGGGCACCCGCGCACGGTCACGGCCCGGGAGCTGTCGCTGCTGCACGTGGACCTGCAGCCCTTCGCGGCGGCCGACACGGTCGAGCTGCTCGCCGCGCACGACGTGCCGACCGACACCGCCCTGTGGGCGCACCGCGAGTCCGGCGGCAACCCCGGCCTGGCCCGCGAGATCGCCGCGGCCGTCGACGGACTCCCTCCCGAGGAGGCGGCCCGCCAGCTGGGTGGCCTCGCGCGCGCCCGCGTCCACGGGCTGACCGAGCCGGTGCGCGCCACCCTCCAGCGGGTTGCGGCGATGCACCAGCCGACGACGGCGATACTCCAGCGCATCGGCGGCGAGACCGCCGTTGCGAGCATCCGCGCGGCCCGGGCCCTCGGCCTGCTCGTCACCGAGGACGAGTACCTACGACTCACCCCTGAGGCCCTCGGCGACGTCCTCCTGGAGTCCGTGGACAGCGACGAGCTGATCGCCCTGCACCGCGAGCTCGCCGAGCACGCCGACAGCGAGGGCCTGACCCGGTACCACCTCGCCCTCGCCGGCGACACCGGGACGACCCCCGCCGACCTCGCCGCCGCCGCGACCGGGTGCGCCTCCAGGGGCGAGCACGACCTCGCCGCCCAGCTGTACCTGCTGGCTGCGGACGCCGGGACGCCCGAGCGGGACGAGTGGCTCACCCTCAGCCTGGAGAACGCCGTCATCGGCAAGGAGACCCGGGTGCTGCACCGGGCCACCCGTGCCGCAGCGGACCTGACCGAGCCCAGCCTGTCCGTGCGCGCCAAGCTCGCTCTCGTCGAGCTCGGGGACAGCGCCCCCGACGAGATCCTCGTCGCCGCCCTGTACGAGTCCCGCGACGACCCGACGCTGCAGGCCCGCGTGCACCTGCAGCGCGCCCGCCTCCTCGCCGGCAGCAACGACCTGCGCTCCGCCATGGACACCGCCGGCCGCGCGGTCGAGCTGGCCCGGCGCGCCGGCCGCACCGACATCGAGGTCGACGCCCTGACCGTGGGGGCCGCGGTCGGCCGGACCCTCGGCGACCCGGACGCCCGCCGGCTGATGGAGGAGGCGGCGGCGCTCGCGGGTGACCCGAGGCCCGGCCAGGTGCACACCTCCGCGCGCTACATCGCGGCACGCTTCTCGCTCCACGACGACGACCTGCGCCGGGCGCGCGCGGCCTTCGTCGACATGCTCGCCGATGTCGGTCCCGACGCCGGCTACGACACCGTGCACGTGCTGCGCTCGCTCGTCGAGGTCGTCGCGCGGCAGGGCCGTGGTCGCGAGGCCCTCGAGCTCGCCGGCCGCGCCACCCGCGCGGCGACGCACTTCGACACCCCGGTGGCGACCACGTGGTTCATCGAGGAGATCGCCGAGAGCGTCGGCGGCACCTTCGAGCGCACCCGCGTCGTCAGCTCGCGCGGCGTCGACCTCGCTCGCCGCGAGCGCGACCAGCGCTACCTGCGGCGCCACCTCGCCCACCTCGGCCTCGCGCTGCTGCACCTCGACGACCTCGAGGGCGCGGTCGGGGTCTACCGGGAGCTGCGTCGCCTGGACGCCGACTCCGGGATCCGCGACCTGACCTCCGTCCGGTGGCACACCGACGCCGTGACGGCACTGGTGCTCGGCGGCGAGGTCGACGAGGCCGACGGCCTGCTCGCCGAGGTGCGCGCCGGTCTCGACGATGGGATGGGTGCCCCCGGCGTGGCCGCCGCCGCCGACCGGGCCGCCGCGGAGATCGCCGCCGCCCGCGGCGACCTGGACACCGCGCGCACGCTGGCGACGCGCTCCATCACCGCCGCGGAGGAGCACCGACTGCCCATCGAGCTGGCCCGCTCCCTCGTCACCCTGGCGCACATCGAGCGCCGCGCCCGCCGCGGTGGCCGCAGCCGCGAGGCCGCGGCCCGGGCCCGCGAGGTGCTGCGGCCGCTGCACGCGGTGCCGTGGGCGGAGTGGGTCAACGCGCGCTTCCCCGAGGGCGCCGCGCTGCACACTCTCGAGCTCGAGGAGCCGGAGGGCACCGCCGACCCGCTCGGCGACCTCACCCTCACCGAGCAGCAGGTCGCCGGGCTCGTCGCCGAGGGCGCGAGCAACCGCGAGATCGCCCAGCGCCTGCACCTGAGCGTCAAGACCGTCGAGGGCAGCCTGACCCGGATCTACCGCAAGACCGGCGTGCGCTCACGCACCCAGCTGGCCACGCTCGTCCTCGGCCACGGCCCCCGCTGA
- a CDS encoding TrmH family RNA methyltransferase: protein MSHGVGPWPGEWPQDPRLDPELLRGGDRRNVEDRYRYWSHEAITADLASRRHAFHVAIENWEHDFNIGSVVRTANAMGAAAFHIVGKRRWNRRGAMVTDRYQVEHHHPSVADLVEWTSTAGEGGTPLRLIGIDNVPGSVPLETYDLPRECVLVFGQEGPGISPEMLAACDDVLEISQFGSTRSMNAGAAAAIAMHAWVRRHHFGQGVREA from the coding sequence GTGAGCCACGGGGTGGGGCCGTGGCCGGGGGAGTGGCCGCAGGACCCGCGGCTGGACCCGGAGCTGCTGCGCGGGGGTGACCGGCGCAACGTCGAGGACCGCTACCGCTACTGGTCCCACGAGGCCATCACCGCAGACCTCGCCTCCCGGCGGCACGCCTTCCACGTCGCGATCGAGAACTGGGAGCACGACTTCAACATCGGCTCCGTCGTGCGCACCGCCAACGCGATGGGCGCCGCGGCCTTCCACATCGTCGGCAAGCGGCGGTGGAACCGGCGCGGCGCGATGGTCACCGATCGCTACCAGGTCGAGCACCACCACCCGTCCGTCGCCGACCTCGTGGAGTGGACGAGCACGGCGGGCGAAGGGGGGACCCCCCTTCGCCTCATCGGCATCGACAATGTCCCCGGCTCGGTCCCGCTCGAGACGTACGACCTGCCGCGGGAGTGCGTCCTCGTCTTCGGCCAGGAGGGGCCGGGGATCTCCCCGGAGATGCTCGCCGCGTGCGACGACGTCCTCGAGATCAGCCAGTTCGGCTCGACCCGGTCGATGAACGCCGGTGCGGCCGCGGCGATCGCCATGCACGCGTGGGTGCGGCGGCACCACTTCGGTCAGGGCGTGCGCGAGGCGTAG
- a CDS encoding LysE family translocator, whose translation MSQYLTFVAFAAVVAVAPGPDTLLTLRNSVVGGRVRGAWTAVGICAAGVVQGVLAAAGLGAVVAHVEPLFQTIRWVGVAYLLFLGVTALRSAAATEGAWAVGELKGPVERPWRALATGFLCNITNPKVLLFNLAVLPQFLAPGAGTGTFIAYALTLTALGAVVLFAIVLAAQLARGAIQRVRVRRGIDGGTGAAMLGFAGALAAGH comes from the coding sequence GTGAGCCAGTACCTGACCTTCGTCGCCTTCGCCGCGGTCGTGGCCGTCGCGCCGGGACCCGACACGCTCCTGACCCTGCGCAACTCGGTCGTCGGGGGCCGCGTCCGCGGTGCGTGGACTGCCGTGGGGATCTGTGCGGCCGGCGTCGTGCAGGGTGTGCTCGCCGCCGCGGGGCTGGGCGCGGTCGTCGCGCACGTCGAGCCCCTCTTCCAGACGATCCGCTGGGTCGGCGTCGCCTACCTGCTCTTCCTCGGGGTCACCGCCCTGCGGTCGGCCGCCGCCACCGAGGGCGCCTGGGCCGTGGGCGAGCTGAAGGGGCCGGTCGAGCGTCCGTGGCGGGCGCTCGCCACGGGCTTCCTGTGCAACATCACCAACCCCAAGGTGCTGCTGTTCAACCTCGCGGTGCTGCCGCAGTTCCTCGCCCCCGGGGCCGGGACGGGCACCTTCATCGCCTACGCCCTCACGCTGACCGCCCTGGGCGCGGTCGTGCTCTTCGCGATCGTCCTCGCCGCCCAGCTCGCCCGCGGGGCGATCCAGCGGGTCCGGGTGCGGCGTGGCATCGACGGCGGCACCGGCGCGGCGATGCTCGGCTTCGCGGGCGCGCTCGCAGCGGGCCACTGA
- a CDS encoding DedA family protein, whose amino-acid sequence MNTIVEWVLDLMERIGGPGIALAIFLENVFPPIPSEVVLPLAGFTASQGKYSPVEAVLWATLGSVVGAMLLYGIGAALGLDRLRLIAKRMPLVDVADVDKADVWFDRHGPKAVFFGRFIPGVRSLISVPAGIDGMPVTIFLGYTTAGSLLWNSLFVTIGYQLGGRYHLVEQYMDPISKVVYALIIIAVLATLAWMVRRSMRRRRDPDDDIDLETD is encoded by the coding sequence ATGAACACGATCGTCGAGTGGGTCCTCGACCTCATGGAACGGATCGGGGGCCCCGGCATCGCGCTGGCCATCTTCCTCGAGAACGTCTTCCCGCCGATCCCGAGCGAGGTCGTGCTGCCGCTCGCGGGCTTCACCGCCTCGCAGGGGAAGTACTCACCGGTCGAGGCCGTGCTGTGGGCGACGCTCGGCTCGGTCGTCGGCGCGATGCTGCTCTACGGCATCGGTGCCGCCCTGGGCCTGGACCGGTTGCGCCTCATCGCGAAGAGGATGCCGCTCGTGGACGTCGCTGACGTGGACAAGGCGGACGTGTGGTTCGACCGGCACGGACCGAAGGCGGTCTTCTTCGGGCGCTTCATCCCCGGGGTGCGCAGCCTCATCTCCGTCCCTGCGGGTATCGACGGCATGCCGGTGACGATCTTCCTCGGGTACACGACCGCCGGGTCGCTGCTGTGGAACTCGCTCTTCGTCACGATCGGCTACCAGCTCGGCGGCCGCTACCACCTCGTCGAGCAGTACATGGACCCGATCAGCAAGGTCGTCTACGCCCTGATCATCATCGCCGTGCTGGCCACCCTCGCGTGGATGGTCCGCCGCTCGATGCGCCGCCGCCGGGACCCGGACGACGACATCGACCTCGAGACGGACTGA